One Archocentrus centrarchus isolate MPI-CPG fArcCen1 unplaced genomic scaffold, fArcCen1 scaffold_52_ctg1, whole genome shotgun sequence DNA segment encodes these proteins:
- the tmem121b gene encoding transmembrane protein 121B: protein MVSETGNDNPKADYLRSEASDCPSSPVSSSSDDGQLSKRRDTQTTSGSIIPEDSGSIQPLVSSSAAAASIMTSGEFMQTAPLLAHKSKRSMLYKALCFLLLIFQGGILDFYLIIFTDLYWCSWIATDLVVISGWGIFFMKNARSKRERACGFHQKSSIFGCNLGEFTYAYLAWLIYVIACTPKVVLILETSILDLITLKVPFGVTGFKIIILLSAPLLFCLINSIIEDLNGTTRHHSQNCFMSTCLDLLDSFTLVEMLLRNEIPTLYLKYTVISVYFVALAVPVVWLYELTASELRCRWLWARFSTGLVVNAPLLVVRCFQVYVYKMPVSVFMFKNIFFLVCKSLELLEQCVAFRGVRRLAGGSNPAQFSHCVSENDMCPHGYVNTLAVTQS, encoded by the coding sequence ATGGTCTCTGAAACTGGAAACGACAATCCGAAGGCCGATTATCTCCGATCCGAAGCGAGCGATTGCCCCAGCTCCCccgtctcctcttcctctgacgACGGACAGCTGAGCAAAAGGCGGGACACCCAGACCACCAGCGGCAGCATCATCCCGGAGGACAGCGGCAGCATCCAGCCCCTGGTCTCCTCATCCGCAGCCGCCGCCAGCATCATGACATCAGGGGAGTTCATGCAGACCGCTCCCCTACTGGCGCACAAATCCAAGCGGAGCATGCTGTACAAGGCGCtatgcttcctcctcctcatcttccagGGCGGCATTCTGGATTTCTACCTCATCATCTTCACTGACCTGTACTGGTGCTCGTGGATAGCCACGGACCTTGTTGTGATTTCTGGCTGGGGGATTTTCTTCATGAAGAACGCGCGGAGTAAGAGGGAGCGGGCCTGCGGCTTCCACCAGAAAAGCTCCATCTTCGGCTGCAACCTCGGGGAGTTCACTTACGCCTACCTGGCATGGCTCATCTATGTCATCGCCTGCACCCCTAAGGTAGTACTCATCCTGGAGACCTCCATCCTGGACCTGATCACATTAAAGGTCCCGTTCGGAGTGACCGGCTTCAAAATCATCATACTGCTGTCCGCGCCGCTGCTCTTCTGCCTCATCAACTCCATCATTGAGGACCTAAACGGTACGACGCGGCACCATTCCCAGAACTGCTTCATGAGCACCTGCCTGGACCTGCTGGACAGCTTCACGCTGGTGGAGATGCTGCTAAGGAACGAGATCCCCACACTTTACCTGAAGTACACCGTCATCTCGGTGTACTTCGTGGCCCTTGCCGTGCCGGTGGTCTGGCTGTACGAGCTCACAGCGTCGGAGCTGCGCTGCAGGTGGCTGTGGGCCCGCTTCTCCACGGGCCTGGTGGTTAACGCGCCCCTGCTGGTGGTCAGGTGTTTCCAGGTCTACGTCTACAAGATGCCGGTGTCCGTGTTCATGTTCAAAAACATCTTCTTCTTGGTGTGTAAGTCGCTGGAGCTGCTGGAGCAGTGTGTGGCGTTCCGGGGAGTGCGCAGGCTGGCTGGCGGTAGCAACCCGGCCCAGTTCTCCCACTGCGTGTCTGAGAACGACATGTGTCCGCACGGGTATGTCAACACGCTGGCTGTGACTCAGTCCTAG